The genome window GATCCgctacttcctccaccacccgctCACTCCCCGCCCATTGCGCTTCTCGCGCACCCGCTTCCTCCGACACTGGACGATCCACCGGGCATGGAACCTCTACCAGGGCCAGCAGCGACGGAAGCAcgagctggagctgcagAGACAGTGGCAGGCGATGCAGGCCGCCTGTGAGGAACTGCGTACTGGTGCGGGCGATGGCGGGAAACTGTTCCGTAAGAGTATGATTAAGACGGGTGTGTTTAGGGATTTGGTCCCTATTGAGTATGCCCGTTTGCAGACGGATGGGCCGGCTAGGGAGGGGTGGAATCATgagtggaagagggattAGGTTGTTTCCTTCGGAGAAATCTCCTCCGGAGGATAATCTctccggaggagaggttccttggggaagaagggggaaatgtgatggaggagaagggggattggggatgggaatgtGATAGAAAATAGAGGTGTGGGTTCAATGgggtggatatggatgattGGGTATGTGTG of Aspergillus luchuensis IFO 4308 DNA, chromosome 7, nearly complete sequence contains these proteins:
- a CDS encoding mitochondrial 54S ribosomal protein mL40 (COG:S;~EggNog:ENOG410PRBG;~InterPro:IPR042831;~go_function: GO:0003735 - structural constituent of ribosome [Evidence IEA];~go_process: GO:0032543 - mitochondrial translation [Evidence IEA]), which encodes MRTLSPVLASLASVFRIPMTRPTLTSNTITNTLRQSQSQLQPQSQTNQFSTTTTLQKRKESGFRGDRRITLIRYFLHHPLTPRPLRFSRTRFLRHWTIHRAWNLYQGQQRRKHELELQRQWQAMQAACEELRTGAGDGGKLFRKSMIKTGVFRDLVPIEYARLQTDGPAREGWNHEWKRD